The following coding sequences lie in one Tichowtungia aerotolerans genomic window:
- a CDS encoding SGNH/GDSL hydrolase family protein, translated as MKKLFAVWVLTGSLFAAFSEKIQLAATPEKSDEPGVVCMFSFDLGQVKSRQTADARVSLPATVAGDGMTPSMKLYVVSADGSEKYLVTSTIKTTHSGVNFIITDWFNENSSQAELSFVIRQTESPAPAVSPKPGAKAQLIVDTAEQPGYPLEEMMAPVWESSRMIWETVLPISVDGKAPEGSLLFDPVGEITVRGYALDKTYQSGTDFILDGKTIRLTEKSPIPSLTYKQLYPDSADAPPKTFKSWKGGYIAFTEGNYWNDRQIAVTYEHAGKWGGPVPSTGKKQLLKTKKALRSGEPLKILLLGDSISTGASASGKAGKPPFVPGYGDLLMTYLRSGSQSEITFVNASLGGMVSSWGLSVAPYYAAPEKADLCLLGFGMNDGARVPVEQYIANTKKTMELIKAQNPDVEFILIASFQPNENWRSLSPMDGYLPALKQLESESVAVADVWSMHEYFLKTKRYCDMTGNHVNHPNDFMVRVYAQVIAALLGE; from the coding sequence ATGAAAAAACTGTTTGCGGTTTGGGTGTTGACGGGGAGCCTGTTTGCAGCCTTCTCAGAAAAGATACAATTGGCAGCGACCCCTGAAAAAAGTGACGAGCCCGGTGTCGTTTGTATGTTTTCATTTGATTTGGGCCAGGTCAAAAGCCGGCAGACAGCAGATGCACGGGTTTCCCTGCCTGCGACTGTGGCCGGAGACGGGATGACTCCGTCGATGAAGCTGTATGTTGTGTCCGCAGATGGTTCCGAAAAGTATCTGGTCACATCGACAATCAAAACCACGCATTCCGGGGTGAATTTTATTATCACAGACTGGTTCAATGAAAATTCCAGCCAGGCGGAACTTTCATTTGTTATTCGTCAGACAGAATCCCCTGCTCCGGCGGTCAGTCCCAAGCCGGGAGCGAAAGCACAGCTGATTGTGGATACTGCGGAGCAGCCGGGGTATCCTCTGGAAGAGATGATGGCGCCGGTATGGGAGTCATCCAGAATGATTTGGGAAACCGTGTTGCCGATTTCGGTTGATGGCAAGGCGCCGGAGGGCTCCCTGCTGTTCGATCCGGTCGGGGAGATTACGGTGCGCGGTTATGCACTGGACAAAACCTATCAGAGCGGTACTGATTTTATCCTGGATGGCAAAACGATTCGGCTGACCGAAAAATCCCCGATTCCTTCTTTAACGTACAAGCAGCTCTATCCTGATTCTGCCGATGCGCCTCCGAAAACCTTTAAGTCGTGGAAAGGCGGATACATTGCCTTTACCGAAGGCAATTATTGGAACGACCGCCAGATTGCCGTGACTTATGAACACGCCGGCAAATGGGGCGGCCCTGTTCCATCGACCGGAAAGAAGCAGCTTCTGAAAACCAAAAAAGCGCTTCGCAGCGGTGAACCGCTGAAAATTCTTTTGCTGGGCGACAGCATTTCCACGGGAGCCAGCGCCAGCGGCAAAGCCGGGAAGCCGCCGTTTGTTCCGGGATACGGCGACTTGCTGATGACATATTTACGCTCCGGTTCGCAGAGCGAAATCACCTTTGTGAATGCATCGCTGGGCGGCATGGTTTCGAGCTGGGGCCTCAGTGTGGCTCCGTACTATGCAGCTCCTGAAAAAGCGGATCTCTGCCTGCTTGGGTTCGGTATGAATGACGGGGCCAGAGTCCCGGTGGAACAATACATTGCCAACACCAAGAAAACCATGGAGCTCATCAAGGCGCAGAATCCGGATGTTGAATTCATCCTGATCGCCTCGTTCCAGCCCAACGAAAACTGGCGTTCCCTTTCGCCGATGGACGGATATCTTCCGGCGCTCAAACAGCTGGAATCGGAATCCGTGGCCGTCGCCGATGTGTGGTCGATGCACGAATATTTTCTGAAAACCAAGCGCTACTGCGATATGACCGGCAATCATGTTAACCACCCGAACGATTTTATGGTGCGGGTTTATGCGCAGGTGATCGCTGCTCTGTTGGGCGAATAA
- a CDS encoding AsmA family protein, giving the protein MKTLGTILIVLFVIVALLGVGLQMFLTKGLTSALNQGVFPAVKAMYGLEMSITNASVNVLKGTAELQGFAVRNLKGYEEPYLLTFDDCLMEVDMMSLIRRDPILINRAEAHGAVLVVERNSDRKFNVKELADALKPVESSTAPDTEPEEKAEPQRVPAPEKEVAKTEPVPVHIRRIIADLRVLYSDSKRDREYPLDLQLKASDLFTVPEKSQPNSLIVLRGSLADDSNSFATDLSAVLEPLTDPANPTFNATGSILDIDAEFLEELLSKNDMESGVFSIKPSITCNQGRLEGSDIDLVIKDLKIYNAEIGETKLTLPITGTLQKPWIDLSGTLSSLFSEQALNIGKAVGLQELKKELGIEDGAITQQTLMGQLTNRVEEINDSPALQELIQQIAPGTQPTNSTSTNQPIKKAIGNALIEQLEQNVKEVEGNEAVKDLLRGFFNK; this is encoded by the coding sequence ATGAAAACACTGGGTACCATTCTGATTGTTCTGTTCGTAATTGTCGCATTGCTGGGCGTCGGGCTTCAGATGTTCCTGACCAAGGGGCTGACATCTGCGCTCAACCAGGGAGTCTTCCCTGCCGTCAAGGCCATGTACGGACTGGAAATGAGCATCACCAACGCATCGGTGAATGTCCTTAAAGGAACGGCCGAACTGCAGGGCTTTGCCGTGCGCAACCTGAAAGGCTATGAAGAACCCTACCTGCTGACCTTTGACGACTGCCTGATGGAAGTCGATATGATGTCGCTGATCCGCCGGGACCCGATTCTCATCAACCGCGCTGAAGCACATGGCGCCGTACTGGTGGTTGAACGGAACAGCGATCGCAAGTTCAACGTCAAGGAACTCGCCGATGCTCTCAAGCCGGTTGAATCATCAACCGCGCCGGATACGGAGCCGGAAGAAAAAGCAGAACCGCAACGCGTCCCGGCCCCTGAAAAAGAAGTCGCAAAAACAGAACCGGTACCCGTGCATATCCGCCGCATCATCGCTGATCTGCGCGTTCTTTATTCCGACTCCAAAAGAGACCGGGAATATCCACTGGATCTGCAACTGAAAGCCAGCGACCTGTTTACAGTTCCAGAAAAAAGCCAACCGAACAGCCTGATCGTTCTGCGCGGATCACTGGCAGACGACAGCAATTCATTTGCCACCGATCTCAGCGCCGTCTTAGAGCCGCTGACCGACCCGGCCAATCCGACCTTCAACGCAACCGGAAGTATTCTGGATATCGACGCCGAATTCCTCGAAGAACTGCTGAGCAAAAACGATATGGAAAGCGGCGTCTTTTCCATTAAGCCATCGATTACCTGCAACCAGGGCCGACTCGAAGGATCCGACATCGACCTGGTCATTAAAGACCTCAAAATCTACAATGCGGAAATCGGCGAAACCAAACTGACGCTGCCAATCACCGGCACGCTGCAGAAACCATGGATTGATTTGTCCGGCACACTCAGTTCGCTCTTCTCGGAACAGGCGCTCAACATCGGAAAAGCCGTTGGTCTTCAGGAATTGAAAAAAGAACTCGGCATCGAAGACGGCGCCATCACACAGCAGACTCTAATGGGCCAGCTCACCAACCGGGTAGAAGAAATCAATGACAGCCCTGCCCTGCAGGAACTGATCCAGCAGATTGCTCCGGGCACACAGCCAACCAACAGCACCTCCACAAATCAACCGATCAAAAAAGCCATCGGAAACGCTCTGATTGAACAGCTCGAACAAAACGTTAAAGAAGTCGAAGGCAACGAGGCGGTTAAGGACCTTCTCCGCGGCTTTTTCAACAAATAA
- a CDS encoding sulfatase family protein, with amino-acid sequence MNPKNKRPNILFALADDASHFSAYGHIFVNTPHFDRVAHAGILFNNMFTTNPKCAPSRASMLTGMHTWQLKEACTHWCVFPGPDEFAVYPDLLEDAGYHVGFTGKGWAPGDYERNGRKHNPAGPEYNDITLTPPEGSLIADCDYAANFEDFLSKRAGDQPFCFWYGGKEPHRAYTAGEGQRHGKKLEDVTEVPPYWPDEQLVREDMLDYAFETEWFDSHLGKMLALLEERGELENTLVVVTSDNGCPFPRVKGQMYDDDFRLPFAAMWAAQVKSGQTCDDLCSFIDLAPTFLELAGVEIPKEWPGKSLTDVFQGLDAGRDRALMGRERHDMGRENDAGYPVRCIRTPQYLYVRNFEPTRWPAGNPETGFTNCDSSPTKTRILELHEQGVDFYYEQAFGKRPLEQLFDVKKDPYCMTDLATDPAFAETKAALWEELKAKLEETGDPRIFGNGGIFDTYEYCSDAPHSWANYATATWEPQVY; translated from the coding sequence ATGAACCCGAAAAATAAACGTCCGAACATCCTGTTTGCTCTGGCTGACGATGCATCGCACTTCAGCGCCTACGGCCACATCTTCGTCAACACGCCGCACTTTGACCGTGTGGCGCACGCCGGAATCCTTTTCAACAACATGTTCACCACCAACCCGAAATGCGCACCGTCGCGCGCCTCCATGCTGACCGGGATGCACACCTGGCAACTCAAGGAAGCCTGCACCCACTGGTGCGTATTCCCGGGGCCGGACGAATTCGCCGTTTATCCCGACCTGCTCGAAGACGCCGGCTATCACGTCGGCTTCACCGGCAAAGGCTGGGCGCCGGGCGACTATGAACGCAACGGCCGTAAGCATAACCCCGCCGGCCCGGAATATAACGACATCACACTCACACCGCCGGAAGGCTCCCTGATTGCCGACTGCGATTATGCGGCCAATTTTGAGGACTTCCTCAGCAAACGCGCCGGCGACCAGCCGTTCTGCTTTTGGTATGGCGGGAAAGAACCGCATCGCGCCTACACCGCCGGCGAAGGACAGCGCCACGGCAAAAAGCTCGAAGACGTCACCGAAGTTCCGCCCTACTGGCCGGACGAACAGCTCGTTCGCGAAGACATGCTCGACTACGCCTTCGAAACCGAATGGTTCGACAGCCATTTGGGCAAGATGCTCGCACTCCTCGAAGAGCGCGGCGAACTGGAAAACACACTGGTCGTCGTAACCTCCGACAACGGCTGCCCCTTCCCGCGCGTCAAAGGCCAGATGTACGACGACGACTTCCGCCTGCCCTTTGCCGCCATGTGGGCCGCGCAGGTAAAATCCGGCCAGACCTGCGACGACCTGTGCAGCTTCATCGACCTCGCTCCCACCTTTCTCGAACTGGCAGGAGTTGAGATTCCCAAAGAGTGGCCGGGCAAATCACTTACCGATGTTTTCCAAGGGTTGGACGCCGGAAGAGATCGAGCGCTCATGGGGCGCGAACGTCACGACATGGGCCGCGAAAATGACGCGGGCTATCCGGTGCGCTGCATCCGCACGCCACAGTATCTGTATGTGCGCAACTTCGAGCCGACCCGCTGGCCGGCCGGCAATCCGGAAACCGGCTTTACCAACTGCGACAGCTCGCCAACCAAAACCCGCATTCTCGAACTGCATGAACAGGGTGTTGATTTCTACTACGAGCAGGCTTTCGGAAAACGACCGCTGGAACAGCTCTTTGATGTCAAAAAAGATCCGTACTGCATGACCGATCTGGCGACCGATCCGGCCTTTGCCGAAACCAAAGCGGCCCTCTGGGAAGAACTGAAAGCCAAGCTGGAAGAGACGGGAGATCCGAGGATCTTCGGCAACGGCGGTATCTTTGACACCTATGAGTACTGCAGCGACGCTCCGCACTCATGGGCCAACTACGCGACAGCCACCTGGGAACCGCAGGTTTATTAA
- a CDS encoding helix-turn-helix transcriptional regulator, with protein MENNRIIETQVERIIIPENSRERILTQPSPNIHCMDDYNILIAGISELTKGYGAERFPSYYNMILYAYSGSAQIEEGGTTRILKAGEVMTAPIGHTFSYAPVTDRWEIAWIHLVDSPDWNALFPKAITVRPAQWGQLVKTLMEAFITESNTRRADSRQPLRLCTEMITCYLKRELGMENPTELKARETLQNLWSQVHADLTRKWTVDELAGSAGLCKTYLHRLCTKFYNTSPMNMITTMRMERAAELLSFSNYTLEMIADQIGYESAFTFSKAFKRYAGISPKEFRKKQSAT; from the coding sequence ATGGAAAATAACCGTATTATAGAAACCCAGGTCGAACGGATCATCATTCCTGAAAACTCACGGGAACGCATTCTCACCCAGCCGTCGCCCAACATCCACTGCATGGACGATTACAATATCCTGATCGCCGGCATCAGTGAACTGACCAAAGGATACGGCGCGGAACGCTTTCCCTCTTATTACAACATGATCCTCTACGCCTATTCCGGCTCCGCACAGATTGAAGAAGGCGGCACTACACGGATACTCAAAGCCGGCGAGGTCATGACCGCCCCCATCGGACACACCTTCTCGTACGCCCCGGTGACCGACCGCTGGGAAATCGCTTGGATTCACCTGGTCGACTCTCCGGACTGGAATGCGCTTTTCCCCAAAGCAATCACCGTGCGCCCCGCCCAGTGGGGCCAACTGGTGAAAACCCTCATGGAGGCGTTTATCACCGAATCCAACACCCGGCGCGCCGACTCGCGGCAGCCGCTGCGGCTGTGCACCGAAATGATCACCTGCTACCTGAAACGCGAGCTCGGCATGGAAAACCCGACCGAACTCAAAGCGCGCGAGACCCTGCAGAACCTGTGGAGCCAGGTGCACGCCGACCTGACCCGCAAATGGACGGTGGACGAACTGGCCGGCTCCGCCGGGCTCTGCAAAACCTACCTGCACCGCCTCTGCACCAAATTTTACAACACCTCCCCCATGAACATGATCACCACCATGCGCATGGAACGGGCCGCCGAGCTGCTCTCCTTTTCCAATTACACACTGGAAATGATCGCCGACCAGATCGGCTATGAAAGCGCTTTCACCTTCTCCAAAGCCTTCAAGCGCTACGCAGGCATCAGCCCGAAAGAATTCCGAAAAAAACAATCGGCTACGTAA
- a CDS encoding ABC transporter ATP-binding protein yields MANVNLNGIFKIYDDGYEAVRNFNLDIEHGEFLVLVGPSGCGKSTTLRMVAGLEEISRGAISIGDRVVNDVAPKDRDIAMVFQNYALYPHMSVYDNMAFGLKLRKMPKKEIRQRVEKAAEILGLQDLLKRKPKALSGGQRQRVAMGRAIVREPSVFLFDEPLSNLDAKMRVEMRKEILQLHRRISTTMIYVTHDQIEAMTLGDRICVMNVGVIEQVGEPTVIFDHPATLFVARFIGTPPMNIFSGKLRRSAEGQILFDGDSILCPLPADKAAMLEGWEDKNVCLGIRPRALKLAKDEAPIVFEGRIDVSEMLGEEVLVHVESGEHKYITSINPHEAAELKDGTIRLTPDLTLAHIFDAETGRNLTLPEEVKATTLPA; encoded by the coding sequence ATGGCAAACGTCAACCTGAACGGCATTTTTAAAATTTATGACGACGGCTACGAAGCGGTCCGCAACTTCAACCTGGACATTGAGCACGGTGAATTTCTGGTGCTGGTCGGCCCGTCGGGCTGCGGCAAATCGACGACCCTGCGCATGGTCGCCGGACTCGAAGAAATCAGCCGGGGTGCAATCTCTATCGGCGACCGGGTTGTCAACGATGTAGCCCCCAAAGACCGCGACATTGCCATGGTTTTCCAGAACTATGCGCTCTACCCCCACATGAGCGTCTACGACAACATGGCTTTCGGCCTCAAGTTGCGCAAAATGCCTAAAAAGGAAATCAGGCAACGCGTGGAAAAAGCCGCCGAAATTCTCGGCCTGCAGGATCTGCTCAAACGCAAACCCAAGGCGCTCTCCGGTGGACAGCGCCAGCGCGTCGCCATGGGCCGCGCAATCGTCCGCGAGCCGTCGGTCTTTCTCTTCGATGAACCCCTCTCCAATCTCGACGCAAAAATGCGCGTCGAAATGCGCAAGGAAATCCTGCAGCTGCACCGCCGGATCAGCACCACCATGATTTATGTCACCCACGACCAGATCGAAGCCATGACCCTCGGCGACCGCATCTGCGTCATGAACGTCGGCGTCATTGAGCAGGTTGGGGAACCGACCGTGATTTTCGACCACCCCGCGACCCTGTTCGTCGCCCGCTTCATTGGCACCCCGCCCATGAACATTTTCTCAGGAAAGCTGCGTCGCAGCGCAGAGGGGCAGATCCTCTTCGACGGCGATTCCATTCTATGCCCGCTGCCGGCCGACAAAGCCGCCATGCTCGAAGGATGGGAGGACAAAAACGTCTGCCTAGGCATCCGCCCGCGCGCACTGAAACTGGCAAAGGACGAGGCCCCCATCGTGTTCGAAGGCCGAATCGATGTTTCCGAAATGCTCGGCGAGGAAGTGCTGGTTCACGTCGAATCCGGCGAACACAAATACATCACCAGCATCAATCCGCACGAAGCCGCCGAACTGAAAGACGGCACCATCCGCCTGACGCCGGACCTCACACTCGCCCACATCTTCGACGCCGAAACCGGCCGAAACCTCACCCTGCCCGAAGAGGTAAAAGCAACCACTCTGCCTGCATAA
- a CDS encoding helix-turn-helix domain-containing protein — MMIKTVNGSRRLAASEEPQVLFVLTGKCRVGGRTVAVPVALPMTEPVELTDVQAMLLEGCLSEAVAPDDLSVQIVRETFFEFEVTNAHRQAAVSYLFQRLETCEPPETGHLAPRVMSWLELHLDEEISLDSLSEQFGCSKSGLAAAFRRDQLRPPMKELALLRIEKVCELLKENELNVSQIARAVGYDDLAAFNHFFRRHTGRSPSDYRESCLWIT; from the coding sequence ATGATGATTAAAACGGTAAATGGTTCCCGTCGGCTGGCGGCCTCTGAAGAGCCGCAGGTTCTGTTTGTATTAACCGGGAAGTGCCGGGTTGGCGGGCGGACTGTAGCCGTTCCGGTGGCGCTGCCGATGACGGAACCGGTGGAGCTGACTGATGTGCAGGCAATGCTGCTGGAAGGGTGTTTATCCGAGGCCGTTGCTCCGGATGATCTTTCGGTTCAAATTGTACGCGAAACTTTTTTTGAATTTGAGGTGACCAATGCGCACCGGCAGGCGGCGGTGAGCTATCTTTTTCAAAGATTGGAAACCTGCGAGCCGCCGGAAACCGGACATCTGGCGCCGCGCGTTATGAGCTGGCTGGAGCTGCATCTCGACGAGGAGATCAGCCTGGATTCGCTGAGTGAACAGTTTGGGTGCAGCAAGTCCGGGCTGGCGGCCGCATTCCGCCGGGATCAATTGCGGCCGCCGATGAAAGAGCTGGCGCTGTTGCGGATCGAAAAGGTCTGTGAGTTGCTCAAAGAAAATGAGCTGAATGTGTCTCAAATCGCCCGCGCGGTCGGTTACGACGACCTCGCGGCGTTCAATCACTTCTTCCGCCGCCATACCGGCCGCAGCCCGAGCGACTACCGCGAAAGCTGTCTATGGATTACGTAG
- a CDS encoding AraC family transcriptional regulator: MTQDNGFVLFESGEPCMLSLPRDARLPILPLAAGWQREHGSQRHINWDNSTRTTHGAPERSVLLFQYTMSGSAVFRDEDGERILKPGTGFLVPFGSPTSYWLPRDMEWEWIWVSVQSRELYRWGEALVAEQGYCFELPPDTGAVPQLAGLLADRFAGKPLDAEEVSARAYRFFMEIPRTLRAGGKPGGVAERALALIETCFCDPSFNVSELARRLGVSRAHFTRLFAAENGEPPGKTIETRRLQNARELAALSELSVKEICFSSGYRNVSHFCAQFKKRFGCTPGGLL, translated from the coding sequence ATGACACAGGATAACGGATTTGTGCTTTTTGAGAGCGGGGAGCCCTGCATGCTTTCCCTGCCGCGCGATGCCCGGCTTCCGATTTTGCCGCTGGCGGCGGGGTGGCAACGGGAACACGGTTCGCAGCGCCATATCAACTGGGACAACTCAACGCGGACTACACACGGCGCGCCGGAGCGGTCGGTTCTGCTTTTTCAGTATACGATGAGTGGCAGCGCGGTCTTTCGGGACGAAGACGGAGAGCGAATCCTGAAGCCGGGAACCGGTTTTCTGGTGCCGTTTGGATCGCCAACCTCGTACTGGCTGCCTCGCGATATGGAATGGGAATGGATTTGGGTCAGCGTGCAGAGTCGGGAACTTTACCGCTGGGGGGAAGCGCTGGTGGCGGAGCAGGGGTATTGCTTTGAGCTTCCGCCGGATACCGGCGCGGTGCCGCAGCTGGCCGGACTGCTGGCGGATCGGTTTGCCGGAAAACCGCTCGATGCGGAAGAGGTTTCCGCGCGCGCGTACCGCTTTTTTATGGAAATTCCGCGCACGCTGCGGGCGGGCGGAAAACCGGGCGGTGTTGCCGAGCGGGCACTTGCGCTGATTGAAACCTGTTTCTGCGATCCGTCATTCAACGTCAGTGAACTGGCCCGCCGCCTGGGCGTGAGCCGCGCTCATTTTACCCGGCTGTTTGCTGCGGAAAACGGCGAGCCACCGGGAAAAACAATCGAAACCCGACGTCTTCAAAACGCCCGCGAGCTGGCGGCACTCAGCGAACTGTCGGTGAAGGAGATCTGTTTTTCCAGCGGCTATCGCAATGTATCCCACTTCTGCGCGCAGTTTAAAAAACGGTTCGGCTGTACGCCGGGCGGTCTGCTTTAA
- a CDS encoding glycoside hydrolase family 2 protein translates to MADTNWKPAESPLMTVWGEQLNPESVWQEYPRPQMQREEWMNLNGLWEYSVLPKTDAGPAEFDGEILVPFCIESALSGVGRRVSPEERLWYRRTVDVSRDWKDNAVLLHFGAVDYECTVWVNGGLAGHHRGGNTPFFFDVSAFLIDGENELLVSVWDPTSSEDQPRGKQDLFPHNIWYTPVTGIWQTVWLEPVAKENSIEELRITPDVDASSVEVQVIGRVPPSRWRDCVQVSVFDGDVKIAETRGHIDDSLILPLVSPELWSPDAPKLYDLRVELFSGQGDSRESLDHARSYFAMRKISMAPDGDGVQVLLNNEPLFQYGTLDQGWWPDGLLTPPSEDALRWDVDFLKAAGFNMVRKHIKIEPQAFYAHCDRIGMLVWQDMPSGFIQASEIDLEKRCTVQHVPEGGQKDVLMRSRSAIAFDAELREMIASLYNYPCIAVWVPLNEGWGQHEVAHKTQLIRSLDSTRLVSSTSGWEDRDIGDLYDIHNYWEETLIPEPRKDRAVVVGEFGGLGYAVHGHLWWDRNWGYQSYENVEELVAQYQKRLSRILFGIREKSLQAAVYTQTTDVEGEINGLVTYDRKVIKIAEERLRALHEELYAPESVCL, encoded by the coding sequence ATGGCAGATACAAACTGGAAGCCGGCAGAATCGCCGCTGATGACGGTGTGGGGCGAGCAGCTGAATCCTGAGTCGGTTTGGCAGGAATATCCGCGGCCGCAGATGCAGCGGGAAGAGTGGATGAACCTGAATGGATTGTGGGAATATTCTGTTTTGCCAAAAACGGATGCGGGCCCCGCAGAGTTTGACGGGGAAATTCTGGTTCCGTTTTGTATCGAGTCGGCTCTGTCCGGCGTCGGGCGGCGCGTGTCGCCGGAGGAACGGCTGTGGTACCGCCGGACCGTTGACGTGTCCAGGGATTGGAAAGACAATGCCGTGCTGCTGCATTTCGGCGCGGTGGATTATGAGTGCACGGTCTGGGTGAACGGCGGGCTGGCCGGACATCATCGCGGCGGGAACACGCCTTTCTTTTTTGATGTGTCCGCGTTTTTGATCGACGGCGAAAACGAACTGCTGGTTTCGGTCTGGGATCCGACCAGCTCCGAAGACCAGCCGCGCGGCAAACAGGATTTGTTCCCGCATAATATCTGGTATACGCCGGTGACCGGAATCTGGCAGACGGTTTGGCTGGAGCCGGTCGCAAAGGAAAACTCGATTGAGGAACTGCGCATTACGCCGGATGTGGACGCCTCCAGCGTCGAGGTGCAGGTGATCGGGCGGGTGCCGCCGAGTCGCTGGCGTGATTGTGTTCAGGTATCGGTCTTTGACGGCGATGTGAAGATTGCCGAAACGAGGGGGCATATCGATGATTCCCTGATATTGCCGCTGGTTTCCCCGGAACTGTGGAGTCCGGACGCTCCGAAGCTTTATGATTTGCGGGTGGAACTTTTTTCCGGGCAGGGGGATTCCAGGGAGTCGCTCGATCATGCCAGGTCGTATTTTGCCATGCGGAAAATCAGCATGGCTCCGGACGGGGACGGGGTGCAGGTGCTGCTCAACAATGAACCGCTTTTCCAGTACGGAACGCTGGACCAGGGCTGGTGGCCGGACGGACTGCTGACGCCGCCGAGTGAAGACGCGCTGCGCTGGGATGTCGATTTCCTGAAGGCCGCCGGATTCAACATGGTGCGCAAGCACATCAAGATCGAGCCGCAGGCGTTTTATGCTCACTGCGACCGGATTGGGATGCTGGTCTGGCAGGACATGCCGAGCGGGTTTATTCAGGCGTCTGAAATTGATCTGGAAAAACGCTGCACGGTGCAGCATGTGCCCGAAGGCGGTCAAAAGGATGTGCTGATGCGTTCGCGCTCGGCGATTGCGTTTGATGCCGAGCTGCGCGAAATGATTGCGTCGCTTTACAACTATCCCTGCATTGCGGTCTGGGTGCCGCTGAACGAAGGCTGGGGCCAGCACGAAGTGGCGCATAAAACGCAGCTGATCCGGTCGCTGGATTCGACCCGGCTGGTCAGCAGCACCAGCGGCTGGGAAGACCGCGACATCGGCGACCTGTATGACATTCACAACTACTGGGAGGAAACCCTGATTCCTGAACCGCGGAAAGACCGCGCTGTGGTCGTCGGCGAATTCGGCGGGCTCGGCTACGCGGTGCACGGGCATCTCTGGTGGGATCGCAACTGGGGCTATCAGAGCTATGAGAATGTTGAGGAGCTGGTGGCGCAGTATCAGAAACGGCTGAGCCGAATCCTGTTCGGGATTCGCGAAAAAAGCCTGCAGGCGGCGGTGTATACCCAGACAACGGATGTGGAAGGCGAAATCAACGGGCTGGTCACTTACGACCGCAAGGTCATAAAAATAGCGGAGGAGCGGCTGCGCGCACTGCATGAAGAGCTGTATGCGCCGGAATCCGTGTGCCTGTAA